In Pan troglodytes isolate AG18354 chromosome 5, NHGRI_mPanTro3-v2.0_pri, whole genome shotgun sequence, the sequence ATGTCCTCTTAATAATGCATATAACATATACATTCAGGTTTTCCATATCATCTTTTCTAGTACATATTAGTAATGTGATACCTATGTCTCCAAATTCCATCCAAAAGTTGGTTTTAAGTAgaagatgttttattttatgacttattagaaaagtaaaacattaaaaagaaaaaccactaaCCAATATTCCTCAGTGCTTggtttttggtcatttttttatgcaacagaattaaaatattttcattcaatttttcatgacagaattaaaattttttcatgcATATTATAAAGACTGCAATATGTATGCGGATTTTGATGCTCAATTCCACAGAAAGCTATGCAAGCAAGGTGGGTGTTTTAGAGATTAGACCATTTAGGTTAATATGgttcattttctctcctctcttaaTAAAGTATATTACTAAACTACAGATGGCAGTTAAGTGCACTGGTTAAAAGCTATGAAAGTTTGGCCAGGGGAAGTagcagctcactcctgtaatcccagcactttgggaggccaaggtgggcagataacctgagggaaggagttcaagaccagcctggccaacatgaagaaaccccatctctactaaaaaaaatacacaaaaatgagccaggcgtggtggtgcattcctgtaagtcccagctactcaggaggctgaggcaggagaatcactcgaacctgggaggctgcagtgggccgacaatgcaccactgcactccagcctgggtgacagagtgagactccatctcacaaagagaaaaaaaaaaaaagccatgaaagTTAATTACCCTCCCTGAACCCATTAAGTGATGAAAGATTAATAATATAAAGTTCAGTTCGTGCTATAtagtaactgctcaataaatgttcagcTCTTATGACCATTCATATTAATAATTCAACACCAGTTCCTATTTCAGCTGCTTTCTTTTATAACATGGAATCTTCCCCCTATTTTCCACATCTTAGAAATCATATTGGAAAACCTCCTACCTTCAAATTTTCAAAAGACTTTTCCACTAAAATACTAATGTGACTAAATATTTAGATCTGGAGAAGTCAGTCTTTATCTGAATGATGTTTTAATGAAATGTTCAAACCTGTGAATGTTCTCTGAAATATATCAGTATActgatttatcattttaattatagATCAGCATGTAGCAAATTCATAACCTATACCTTTCTTATTATGAGGATTTTCTAGACTGATATATACCTTTAAGACATGAATCATTCTTCCAGAGTTGGGGAGACTGATGGGAAAATGGCTAAATGATTCAGCATGCTGCAGCAAAGTGACCTGGTCACAAATTTACAATTTCTACTTCTCTTAGGTGCCCTGGCCCTGGTGGCCTCTTTCATCCTGTActgcatatataacatataatgctGTCATCAATAAATTTAGTTAAACATTCCCTTGGGAAAGGCATAATGGTACTTTCCCCTCCGATGAGCTTCtagaaacaaaattattcaaTTCTATGAGACAACAGGTTCACAAGGCTGGACAACTCTTACAATGTCCAGTTGTAAGCTTCATCAAGCTTCACTTATGCAAATAATAGGGCTAGAGTGAATTCTGACACTGGTGCCATTTTCTTAGCTGCACAAAGGAAATGGCAGGAAAAAGACCCAAgaccaaaaaaacccagaagatgGGCAAAGGAAGCCAGCTGAGGAAATGGCTGTGGCCATACCTATGTCTCTCATGCCAACATTTACCTTTACCAAAAACATCACAATAGAACAGAAGATCCTAAGCAGGTCAAGAGAACTAAATAGCAACTGCTGAACATACACTCATATAGCCTGACTTATGAAAAGCCTCACCACCCAAAGCAGGTgaaagcctttttcttttctaagtgcCTCTGTTTATCCTTCGGTGACAAAAGATTTACTGTTAATTAAGGTATTTCAGAAATATATAGATTCCAGAGTAGAATAAAGCCTTTTCCATCAAATAACCAGTTACAAAAACAATATTAAGAATTACATGGTTTCATCTAAAATTGCACCATCTCAGATGCTGGGGAAGTACATCCATTTTGTGACCATAGCATAGTCATCTCACCCAGCATTTTCTGAGAATGGGACAAAGTGTGCCAGGATGTGTAAAATGAAATTGCCATAGCTATGAAGTCCAATTTCCTCATTCAGTAccttgaatttatttcagtttggTATGGtaacatatcacacacacacacacacacacacacccatactcaCAAAAACAATCCTCAGGAGCAACACTTAAAAAGATTATACTACCTTAGAACTATCTGAAATGTATTTAGGAAAGAACTAGGGTGACAAGTTTGACCTTCcataaattcatcttttttttttttttgactgtgcAACCTCTAATTTCCTCTAATTTGGAGAAGGGAGGGTgggtggagaaagaaaaaaaggtgaaaaacatCTAATTCAGAGTGTACAATCtctctcttgtgtgtgtgtgtatatatgtgtgtgtgtgtgtgtgtatttttccccCTCCACCAAGACCTTGGAGGtcaataagaggaaaaaatggctCACAAGACAAGGTTTCATGGCTAACCCAAGGGAACACCTTCACAGCTGAAGAATTTCAGCTCAGGGGCAACCTGGCTGGGAGTATAAGAGGCCGCAGCATTATTGACCAAGAGCGCAGGCCGCACCACCAGCATCCCAGGCGCCTCTGCCGTGCGCATGTCCCTCTTATATAAAGAGATGCTTACAGTCCAGGTGCTTTTTCTTGGGGCCCATCACTTCATGAGTAGTGGCTTTGCAGACCGCTCTTGCTACAGCAGAGCCTGTCACGCTGTACTGAGCGGCGGCGATCCGATCCGTGAGCGTTTGGCCCGACATCTTCTCTGGTCGCGTCTACCGCCTCCTCTTCTGCAGGAAACAAGGGGAGACGGTCCGGCTTTAATCCGCAGACCCTACCCTCCAAGAACCCAGGCCTTGCCTCCTCCAGCCGCGCGGCGGCTCTCTCCTCCTCCATCCCCACCCTGGCACCACCTCTCGGAGCCAGCAACGCGCCAAGCCCCGCTCCTGCGATGCGGTCCAGGGAGTCTTGGCCGTGAGTTGGGCCGTCACGGAACCCCAGCGTGGGCTCCAGTCGCAGCATCGTGACACCGTCCCCATTCTCCGCCGGCCCCCACATAGGGCCAGACTCACCCCCTGGGGACCCCCCTGTCAATCAGCACTTTCTCCGCAACCTGACCCGCGGGTGCTGGACTAGCCACAACGTGCGTCGGGGTTATTCCCTGGGCGCCGCAGCCACCGGTGcccatctcccacctcagcagacTTTCCTCCTAGCAGCCCGCAGGCTTCGGGGAATGCATCGGATACCCAAGCCCtggctgcctccctcctcctcctcgcgCTGCTGCAGCAAAGGGCTCGTCCTCCCTCAGTCGCGAAGGAGATTATCTTAGCGTTGCGCCATGTTATGCCCTcgcctccccttccttcctcgcCGCCGGCTCCAAAGCCTCGCCGAGGCCCATCGCCCGGGCCCCTTCCCCCCGGTTCCAAATCCCTGCCGCAGGGGCCGCCCGGGAGCTCTGCGGAGGCGCCGGAGTCTTGGGGCGCCTCACCCTTCCTGGCTTTGGAGCGGAGCCGGGCTGACAGCGAAGCCCAGTCCCCCGCCCGCCCTGGAGCGCTCCGCGGAGCTGTCACTCGGCCTCTGCCCTTCTCCGCACCCTGGGATTATCCTCTGCGGATCCCCGCGCGACCCTGGCGCGGGGAGGGGGCCGAGTACGGCCGCGGGTACTCACCCCGCCCCTGAGCGGCGCCGCCCGCCGCAGGATGAGCGGAGCCCGAGCCGCTGAGGGAAGCCGCGCCGGTGGATGTGTGCgaccgcgcgcagccccggtgcCCCCGGGCGCAAAGTCTCCAGCCCTGGCCGGGGCCCGCTCCTCAGCTCCGCGGTCCCGGCGCCCACCgcccctggcccctggccccaGAAGCCAGTACCCGCCCGCCGCCGCCTCTTCTGCCAGCGCCGCCGCGTCTCTCTAGCGCTCCGAGCTGCGTCCCCATCCCCGCCCCCACCTCAGCTGTGGCTCCTCCGACGAGTCAGGTGACGGCGGCGGACAAACCCGGACGAGCCCTAGGCGGAGCGCCTCGCGGCCCCCTCCCGGCTACTCACACACACCGCCCCCCGGGGCCGGGAGCTTAAAGGCGAGGGGGCGCCTCGCGCAAGCATCCCCGGCAAGCGGGCGGGGAGAAGAAGGAGGCGGGGAGGCCGACACCCACCCAGCCAGCGGCTCTCCGCTGGGCGCCGGGCCGCCCCTCCGCTGCTGGCGCCGCACCCGGCACGCACTGGGCTCGCGCACCACGCACACCTGCCCGCCGACTGCGGGGGGAGCCCTGGGCGGTGGGGGCGTTGGCCAAGACGGGCGAGTGGGCTTCTCGGGTTCTACTCTGTGAAGGCCAAGGCAAGGGCGTCGTCGCGCGCTGCCTGGCGGAGCCCAGCCCCTTCCCCACACTGTCGCTGACACGCCCGCCTGTCAAAGGCTCCGAGGCCCAGATGAGCAGGGCGATTTTAAATGTCAGATCCTGCCGGCCATCCGCGACCGTCACCTGTGCGTCTTCAGCTCCTCAGGCTCCTCCGCTTGTCTCAGTTACAACTGGGAGCCCGGGTGGGCAGGTAATTCTAGCCACTTTAGTCTTAAACGGATACTGAGGTCTGCTGAAGGGAGAATAATTAACACAGCCATTAATCGAGTCCCAGATTACCTTCGACAGTAATCATTTGCGTGCATAAAGAAAACCCTTTGTACCCTTAAGAAGTAATTTCTGCCAATTAAATATAGTGTTGGAACGTCCGTCAATTGTATGTCAAGTGTATATTCGAATAGTAAGCAGGAATTTCTAAACAGGGATGTGGAGTTGGTTAATAGCTTCACGTGTTGACATTTTCAAAGGTTGTTATTTAtgttcacctttttttttaattctcacagtaGCATTAAGATCAAAACTATATTTGTGAGCTTTCCTGACATTTTTTCTCCTTGCTTCGGGTGGCTTCTGCTCGGCCTTGAAGCCATATATCGATACCTATCGATCTCAACGTTTTGTTATATATTCCTCTCTTTCACCTGGTACAGTGTTCAGTATGCAGTCATGATTTCCTAACTACTGAGACTGATTCTAGGACTAATTGGAAGCTTAATGACTAAAGAGAGACAGCTTAAGAGCACTATTGTCTCAAGTACTAGTCTTACCATATTTACAAGGGAAATAAAAACgcaattctattaaaaaaaaacttgtactCCAGTTTTATAGCAGCTTAATATAATGGCCCCAAACTGGAGGAAAGCCAAATGTTATTCTActagtaaatgaataaacaaaatatggtatatccacataatggaatactacttagcaataacAAGAAACAAACTAATACCATTCATGAATCTCAAATTCATTAGACGAAGGGAAAGAAGCTCTATCAAAAATTCTActtattattttgatttcatttatgtaacattctggaaaagtcaaaactatagaaacagaaaacacatcAGGTGCCGAGTCAGGTGACGGTGGCATTGGGGGAGGGGACTGCAAAGGGGCAGAAGGAAACTTTTTGGAgagatggaaatgttttatatcgTGACGGTGATGATGATTATACAGCTGCATGTATCTCTCAAAACTCATCattttgtacacttaaaattggtgaattttgttgtttgttaattatacctcaatataatCTGATAGAGTTGGGAGTGGcaatattaatatcaaagtagGTTTTACAATAAGGAATATTAATAGCAATAAACAGGCACATTTCCTAATGAAAAATTCGTTAAGAGCATGGAACAATTCTACGTGTTTGTATATCTAagaacagagcttcaaaataggACGAAGCAAAACCTAATAGCATTAAAAGGAGAAACAggcaaatccacaattatacttGAGGATTTCAGCACTTTTCTCTATGTAATAAATAGGACAAGTAGACAGGAAACCTGTAAGGGTGTAGATGACTTGAAATAGCCCTGTAGGCCGGACGCggttggctcatgcttgtaatccccagcactttgggaggccgagccgggcagatcatgaggttaggagatcaagaccatcctggctaacacggtgaaaccccgtctctactaaaaatacaaaaaaaaaaaaaaaaaaaaaattagctgggcgtggtggtgggtgcctgtagccccagctactcaggaggctgaggcaggagaatggcgtgaacccgggaggcggagcttgcagtgagcagacattgcgccactgcacttcagccggggtgacagagcgagactctgtctcacaaaaaaaaaaaaaaaaaaaaagaaataatcctgcagaccaacttgacctaatt encodes:
- the LOC107975008 gene encoding translation initiation factor IF-2, which codes for MCATARSPGAPGRKVSSPGRGPLLSSAVPAPTAPGPWPQKPVPARRRLFCQRRRVSLALRAASPSPPPPQLWLLRRVRRGGASRKHPRQAGGEKKEAGRPTPTQPAALRWAPGRPSAAGAAPGTHWARAPRTPARRLRGEPWAVGALAKTGEWASRVLLCEGQGKGVVARCLAEPSPFPTLSLTRPPVKGSEAQMSRAILNVRSCRPSATVTCASSAPQAPPLVSVTTGSPGGQPSFSIWMMSFSCQKLFNDLLQHLA